A DNA window from Calliphora vicina chromosome 1, idCalVici1.1, whole genome shotgun sequence contains the following coding sequences:
- the LOC135964025 gene encoding dehydrogenase/reductase SDR family protein 7-like, whose product MTYDTVGKCTAPTGTNDWNILYWILGTICMPVAIPLVFFNLWRRSLIAKERKRLPGKVVLITGASSGLGEALAHAFYKAGCKVILAARRVEELERVKKDLLSLEVVGPAYPPTVLPLDLAELNAIPALAIKAVNIYNGIDILINNGGISVRADALTTALDVDLKVMTVNYFGSVALTKAILPSMVKRHKGHICFVSSVQGKFALPYRSAYSASKHAIQAFSDSLRAEVAGKGLRVTCVSPGYIKTQLSVNALTSSGQQHGKMDATTAQGMSADACAKRILEALLNEENDVLICDLQARVGFWLRFVCPPLYYWLMEKRALKLQNEN is encoded by the exons ATGACGTACGACACAGTGGGAAAATGTACAGCACCGACTGGCACTAATGattggaatattttatattggATTTTGGGTACTATATGTATGCCTGTGGCCATACCTTTGGTGTTTTTCAATCTCTGGAGGAGGTCTTTGATAGCAAAGGAACGTAAACGTTTACCCGGTAAAGTGGTATTAATAACTGGCGCCAGTTCAGGCTTGGGAGAAGCTTTGGCTCATGCCTTCTACAAGGCAGGCTGTAAAGTCATATTAGCGGCACGTCGTGTGGAGGAATTGGAGAGAGTTAAAAAGGATTTATTGTCATTAGAAGTG GTGGGTCCTGCTTATCCTCCAACGGTTTTACCCTTAGATTTAGCCGAATTAAATGCTATACCTGCCTTGGCTATAAAAGCAGTTAATATTTATAATGGCATTGATATACTCATTAATAATGGTGGCATAAGTGTTAGAGCAGATGCCTTAACGACTGCCTTAGATGTGGATTTAAAAGTAATGACGGTCAATTACTTTGGCTCTGTGGCCTTAACAAAAGCTATATTGCCTTCTATGGTTAAAAGACATAAGGGTcatatttgttttgttagttCGGTACAAGGCAAATTTGCCTTACCCTATAGATCGGCCTATTCAGCCTCTAAACACGCTATTCAAGCCTTTTCTGATTCCCTAAGAGCCGAAGTGGCCGGTAAGGGTTTAAGGGTTACATGCGTGAGTCCTGGTTACATTAAGACACAACTGTCGGTAAATGCCTTAACCTCTTCCGGCCAACAGCATGGCA aaatggaTGCCACTACTGCCCAAGGCATGTCAGCGGATGCCTGTGCAAAACGAATTTTGGAGGCTTTGTTGAACGAAGAAAACGATGTCTTGATATGTGATTTACAGGCTAGAGTTGGGTTTTGGTTACGTTTTGTATGTCCTCCTCTGTACTACTGGCTGATGGAAAAGAGAGCTCTTAAGTTACAAAATGAAAACTAG
- the CLS gene encoding probable cardiolipin synthase (CMP-forming), whose translation MLPATIFRQVSRHHNGLCKGLTELVGGTKASSFPPSTSVINCLNRYAAATGFIRISFLDINQYRNWDVATLRMYADSKKQSLHMKTLKGRDILQGVIDKKRVSFIERKNVIVEDIREAKHKVQERMREKMEEVYEKENIMTIPNLLTMSRMILSPYIGYVIVDGHYGMAMSLLAVAGITDLLDGQIARRWPSQASKAGSFLDPAADKVLMGCLVISMGYCDLLPLWLAGVVLSRDVFLIAAGFVIRYISLPPPRTFSRYFDATHVTAQLEPTFISKVNTGVQLATVGISLGAPVWQYMDHVALHGLWYLTGATTVAAALSYIVNKNTFKILAKNTSPKNSNKT comes from the exons ATGTTACCTGCCACTATATTTCGCCAAGTTTCCCGACACCACAATGGTCTCTGCAAGGGTCTCACAGAGTTGGTAGGCGGTACAAAAGCCTCCTCGTTTCCTCCCTCCACTTCTGTGATCAACTGTCTAAATCGATATGCTGCTGCTACTGGATTCATACGCATATCATTCTTGGATATTAATCAATATCGTAATTGGGATGTGGCCACTTTGCGTATGTATGCCGATAGCAAAAAACAATCCCTGCACATGAAAACACTAAAGGGCCGTGACATTTTACAAGGAGTCATCGATAAGAAACGCGTATCATTTATAGAACGTAAAAATGTTATTGTCGAAGATATCCGTGAGGCCAAGCACAAGGTGCAAGAGCGGATGCGGGAGAAAATGGAAGAGGTTTATGAAAAGGAAAATATTATGACCATACCCAATTTGTTGACCATGAGTCGTATGATTTTATCACCTTATATTGGCTATGTGATTGTGGATGGTCATTATGGTATGGCCATGAGTTTGTTGGCGGTAGCGGGTATAACAGATTTG CTTGATGGGCAAATTGCCAGAAGATGGCCCAGTCAAGCCAGCAAGGCTGGCTCATTTTTAGATCCGGCTGCCGATAAAGTGTTGATGGGTTGTTTGGTAATTTCTATGGGTTATTGTGATCTACTGCCATTGTGGTTAGCTGGTGTTGTGCTGTCTCGTGATGTGTTCCTAATAGCTGCTGGTTTCGTTATACGTTATATTAGTTTGCCACCGCCA CGTACCTTTTCTCGTTATTTTGATGCCACACATGTTACTGCTCAATTAGAGCCGACATTTATAAGTAAAGTTAATACTGGTGTGCAATTAGCAACTGTTGGCATCAGTTTAGGTGCTCCTGTTTGGCAATATATGG ATCATGTGGCTCTTCATGGTCTTTGGTATTTAACAGGTGCCACCACAGTAGCAGCTGCCTTAAGCTATATAGTTAATaagaatacttttaaaattttagcaaaaaataccTCCCCCAAAAACTCCAACAAGACGTAA